The Usitatibacter rugosus genome segment GCGCGGCCGCATGCTGGTCCTGGCCGAGTCGTGCACCGGCGGCGGGTTGGGGGAAGCAATCACGCGCATTCCGGGCAGCTCCGCGTGGCTCGATCGCGGCTTCATCACGTACAGCAATGCCGCGAAGGAAGAGCAGCTCGGCGTGAAGGTCGAGACGCTGCTCACGCACGGCGCGGTCTCGGAGGCCACCGCGCGCGAGATGGTGCTGGGCGCGCTTCGCTGGAGCCGGGCGGATACCGCCGCCGCGGTCACCGGGATTGCCGGCCCCGATGGGGGGAGCCGCGACAAACCGGTCGGCCTCGTCTGGTTTGCCTGGTGCGTCCGGGGTGGGGCGGCCCGGGTGGAGTCCCACCAATTGGCCGGGGATCGGGAGGCCGTCCGCCGCCAAGCCGTTGAAATTGCACTGAAAG includes the following:
- a CDS encoding CinA family protein, with the protein product MSEDRITALARQVGEVCKLRGRMLVLAESCTGGGLGEAITRIPGSSAWLDRGFITYSNAAKEEQLGVKVETLLTHGAVSEATAREMVLGALRWSRADTAAAVTGIAGPDGGSRDKPVGLVWFAWCVRGGAARVESHQLAGDREAVRRQAVEIALKGLLNALEKTPQ